A single region of the Sorghum bicolor cultivar BTx623 chromosome 7, Sorghum_bicolor_NCBIv3, whole genome shotgun sequence genome encodes:
- the LOC110437181 gene encoding uncharacterized protein LOC110437181 yields MHRRRGLGAPFPRRAPDTALQGERSRAASQMAPQGVRDGMLLRRRTSPSSHAGSVVTTTLLLTEDLVDNIIRPDSVDIHIFKMSLHFLPILHYQAKQAPVCLHVLITWDMGIPPT; encoded by the exons ATGCACCGGCGCCGTGGCCTGGGTGCCCCCTTCCCCCGGCGTGCCCCCGACACGGCATTGCAGGGCGAGCGAAGCCGTGCAGCTTCTCAGATGGCTCCACAAGGTGTGCGTGATGGGATGCTCCTGCGTCGGCGCACCTCCCCGTCTTCTCACGCCGGCAGTGTG GTAACTACGACATTATTGCTTACTGAGGACCTTGTTGACAACATCATAAGACCAGACTCAGTGGATATCCAT ATTTTCAAGATGTCACTTCATTTCCTTCCAATTCTACATTACCAAGCAAAGCAAGCTCCAGTTTGTCTTCATGTCTTGATAACATGGGATATGGGAATACCACCCACTTGA
- the LOC8075673 gene encoding myb-related protein 306 has product MGRPPCCEKGGVKKGPWTPEEDLVLVSYVQDHGPGNWRAVPTSTGLMRCSKSCRLRWTNYLRPGIKRGNFSDQEEKLIIHLQALLGNRWAAIASYMPERTDNDIKNYWNTHLKKKFTKTGGGGGAEAKSGRCAAPKGQWERRLQTDIHTARQALREALSLDPDPVPPSAKPEQVPQQPPAPAATQAAGQATYASSAENIARLLEGWMHPGGGSGAAGKVSSGSRSSASSVSAFSGDEGASASNSGTAVRMPERPTRTSKAVDDAGTAGPGPSFSMLESWLLDDGVGHGDTGLVSVPLGDPCEFF; this is encoded by the exons ATGGGGAGGCCACCGTGCTGCGAGAAGGGTGGGGTGAAGAAGGGGCCATGGACGCCGGAGGAGGACCTCGTGCTCGTCTCCTATGTGCAGGACCACGGCCCCGGGAACTGGCGCGCCGTGCCCACCAGCACCg ggcTGATGCGATGCAGCAAGAGCTGCCGGCTCCGGTGGACCAACTATCTCCGCCCGGGCATCAAGCGCGGCAACTTCAGCGACCAGGAAGAGAAGCTCATCATCCACCTCCAGGCGCTGCTCGGGAACAG GTGGGCGGCGATCGCGTCGTACATGCCGGAGCGGACAGACAACGACATCAAGAACTACTGGAACACGCACCTCAAGAAAAAGTTCACTAAGacgggcggcggcggtggcgccgaGGCGAAGAGCGGCAGATGCGCCGCGCCCAAGGGGCAGTGGGAGCGGCGGCTGCAGACGGACATCCACACCGCGCGCCAAGCACTCCGGGAGGCACTGTCCCTGGACCCCGACCCCGTGCCTCCGTCCGCCAAGCCGGAGCAAGTGCCGCAACAACCGCCGGCGCCAGCTGCTACCCAGGCCGCCGGCCAGGCGACATACGCTTCCAGCGCCGAGAACATCGCGCGCCTGCTGGAGGGCTGGATGCACCCCGGCGGCGGCTCCGGCGCCGCCGGGAAGGTGTCGTCCGGGTCGAGGTCCTCGGCCTCCTCCGTGTCGGCGTTCTCCGGTGATGAGGGCGCGTCGGCGAGCAACAGCGGCACAGCAGTGCGCATGCCAGAGAGGCCTACCAGGACGAGCAAGGCGGTGGATGATGCGGGCACCGCGGGGCCGGGGCCATCGTTCTCAATGCTGGAGAGCTGGCTGCTCGACGACGGCGTGGGGCATGGCGACACGGGGCTCGTCAGCGTGCCGTTGGGCGACCCGTGCGAGTTCTTTTAG
- the LOC8077830 gene encoding 60S ribosomal protein L34 — protein sequence MVQRLTYRKRHSYATKSNQTRVVKTPGGKLVYQYTKKRASGPKCPVTGKKIQGIPHLRPAEYKRSRLSRNRRTVNRPYGGVLSGIAVRERIIRAFLVEEQKIVKKVLKIQKTKDKTAAK from the exons atgGTGCAGCGCCTCACCTACCGGAAGCGTCACAGCTACGCGACCAAGTCCAACCAGACCCGGGTCGTCAAGACCCCTG GTGGGAAGCTTGTGTACCAGTACACGAAGAAGAGGGCGAGCGGGCCCAAGTGCCCCGTCACCGGGAAGAAGATCCAGGGG ATCCCCCACTTAAGGCCTGCTGAGTACAAAAGGTCCAGGTTGTCTAGGAACCGCAGGACTGTGAACCGTCCATATGGTGGAGTACTCTCTGGAATTGCTGTTAGGGAGAG AATCATCCGTGCTTTCTTGGTTGAGGAACAGAAGATTGTCAAGAAGGTCCTGAAAATACAGAAAACCAAGGACAAGACAGCTGCAAAATAG
- the LOC8077829 gene encoding protein FEZ has product MEERNDINMEKSDEILMPGFRFHPTDEELVSFYLKRKIQQKPISIELIRQLDIYKFDPWDLPKLASTGEKEWYFYCPRDRKYRNSVRPNRVTAAGFWKATGTDRPIYSSEGTKCIGLKKSLVFYKGRAARGMKTDWMMHEFRLPSLTDPSLPKRPIDKTIPLNDSWTICRIFKKTSSMAQRALSHTWGPPLPGATEADMFTALQSVQASEFALESSLQVAPLAPAGQFTSRHGQHHHQQKGNNNPSLDGSSCKLINFNNSSPSEEHHNFPITFPFEVQEAPQKAAAAAAPIFFGAHPAHHLSGFVVDSSADVNGGGIGGRSQDSSSTRKPSNGFSTNSSDWGETAGRINFPFDLGADSSEEWRCNIPWESFLTSPAALQTELPH; this is encoded by the exons ATGGAGGAGAGGAATGACATCAACATGGAGAAGTCAGATGAGATACTCATGCCGGGTTTCCGGTTCCATCCCACCGACGAAGAGCTGGTTAGTTTCTACCTCAAGAGGAAGATCCAGCAAAAGCCTATCTCCATTGAGCTTATCAGGCAGCTGGACATCTACAAGTTTGACCCATGGGATCTCCCAA AGCTTGCGAGCACCGGTGAGAAGGAGTGGTACTTCTACTGCCCAAGGGATCGGAAATACCGCAACAGTGTAAGGCCGAACAGAGTCACGGCAGCCGGTTTCTGGAAGGCCACAGGGACAGACAGGCCAATCTACTCATCTGAGGGCACCAAGTGCATAGGCCTGAAGAAGTCCCTTGTGTTCTACAAAGGGAGAGCTGCAAGAGGGATGAAAACTGACTGGATGATGCATGAGTTTAGGCTCCCTTCGCTCACCGATCCCTCGCTCCCCAAGCGCCCGATCGACAAGACCATTCCACTCAAT GACTCCTGGACTATCTGTAGGATCTTCAAGAAAACCAGTTCCATGGCGCAACGAGCGCTGTCCCATACCTGGGGGCCTCCACTGCCTGGGGCAACAGAGGCAGACATGTTCACCGCGTTGCAGTCAGTGCAAGCTTCAGAATTTGCTCTTGAGAGCTCACTGCAAGTTGCACCGCTTGCACCTGCAGGCCAGTTCACCAGCAGGCATGGTcagcaccaccaccagcagAAGGGTAACAACAACCCATCTCTGGACGGCTCCTCATGCAAGCTCATCAACTTCAACAACAGCAGCCCATCCGAGGAACACCATAACTTCCCAATCACCTTCCCTTTCGAAGTGCAAGAGGCACCGCAGAAGGCTGCAGCTGCGGCGGCGCCAATCTTCTTCGGCGCGCATCCTGCTCATCACCTCAGTGGATTCGTGGTCGATTCTTCTGCCGATGTCAATGGCGGCGGCATCGGTGGCAGGAGTCAGGACTCCTCGTCCACCAGGAAGCCTAGCAATGGCTTCAGCACTAACAGCAGTGACTGGGGGGAAACTGCAGGGAGAATCAACTTCCCTTTTGATCTGGGTGCAGATTCTTCAGAGGAGTGGAGATGCAACATACCCTGGGAGTCCTTCCTGACTAGCCCAGCTGCTCTCCAGACTGAGCTGCCACACTAG